ACAAGCTCAGCCGGGACGACCTCAAGGCAGAAACCTACCGCAAGCAGCTGCTGCTGGCGGTCAACGATGTGCGCGTCCTCTGCCTGAAGTTCTGCGATCGCATGGACAACCTGGAGACGATCAGCGCTCTCAACCCGCAAAAGCAGTCATTGATTGCCGAGGAGACGCGCACCGTCTATGTTCCGCTGGCCCGAAGTCTCGGCATGGGCCAGGTCGCATCGGAACTCGAGGCGCTGTCCATCAAGATCCTCTATCCCCGCCGCGCCAGCCGCTACCGCCATGCGGTACAGGCCTTGAAGCAGCAGGTCGATCCCGCTCTGCGGAAGATTCGTGATGAAGTTCACAAGACGTTTGAGCACCAGAAACTTTCCGCCCGGCTGCTGGATCGCTGGCGCCCCTTTTCGATTGCCGCCGCCCAGTCGATGCGCCGCGGGTTCGCCACCCTCTATACACTGGAGATTCAGGTCGACAGGACCATGGACGCCTATCTCGCCCTCGGACTTCTGCACAGCATTTATCCCCCCATTCCGGGCAAGCTGCGCGACCATCTCAATGTACCGTCACAGT
The Desulfuromonadales bacterium DNA segment above includes these coding regions:
- a CDS encoding HD domain-containing protein encodes the protein MQTSPSTDESASPQRTARAATDDPRREQRLINEIMELLVTHHGGGMSEQELDDGIDRLQAAFELARASHAGQFRKSGEAYFYHPLRVAHLAARYWMDFSSVIAAILHDVVEDTPVTLDQIREEFGTETALLVDGLTKAADDKLSRDDLKAETYRKQLLLAVNDVRVLCLKFCDRMDNLETISALNPQKQSLIAEETRTVYVPLARSLGMGQVASELEALSIKILYPRRASRYRHAVQALKQQVDPALRKIRDEVHKTFEHQKLSARLLDRWRPFSIAAAQSMRRGFATLYTLEIQVDRTMDAYLALGLLHSIYPPIPGKLRDHLNVPSQ